The Bacteroidota bacterium DNA segment GCGGCCCTCGATGTGGCGACGCTCCAGCACAAAGACCGGGTCGCCGTCTTTGAGGAGGGCCATGAACGGCGACGACGGCGGAATGCCCTGGAGGTACTCGCGCATCCGGGCCGTCGCTTCGAGGTCTTGGCCGGCGAAGACCGTCACGTAGCGGTCCGGCTGCGGCACCTCGGCCTGCTTGGCGAAGGTGACGGCCGGGCGGGCATTGGCCGCCGCACACCCGCAGACGGAGTTGACGACGACCAGCACCGTCTGCCCCTCGGCGGCCTCCATCGCCTGGTCGACGGCGGCCCCGTCGGTGAGTTCATCGACGCCGAGAGTGGTGAGTTCGGCGCGCATAGGCTGGACGAGCGGCTCGGGGTAGGGCATGGCAAAAAGCTCTGGTGGATCGGATGTTGTGACAGCGAACGTCGTGAATCCACGCCCTGGACCGGAGTTCCCCGGTGCGACGCCTCGGCGGCTCGGTTGGCCGTTTCGCCCGCGGGCCGTACCTTTTCTTCACGACCTCACCGCAGTATGCCCACATTTCGCTCCACCTTTATCGCCCTCGGCGCGCTCGTTCTCCTGGCGGGCTGCGGCACGGGCAGCGCCGTCCGGGGCCCGAGTCCGGCTACGGAGCAGGCCCAGCGCCTCCCCCCGACGAACGAGATCGACACGGAGCGGCGGCTCCTGGCCGCCGCCGAGGACTGGCTCGGCACGCCCTACCGCTTCGGCGGCACGACGCGGAGCGGAGTCGACTGCTCGGCGCTCGTCCGGGCGGTCTA contains these protein-coding regions:
- a CDS encoding BrxA/BrxB family bacilliredoxin, coding for MPYPEPLVQPMRAELTTLGVDELTDGAAVDQAMEAAEGQTVLVVVNSVCGCAAANARPAVTFAKQAEVPQPDRYVTVFAGQDLEATARMREYLQGIPPSSPFMALLKDGDPVFVLERRHIEGRSASAIATDLVGAFETYCGTDAAANGEAERPDTAEDASDELPSTFRSIL